In Thiobacter sp. AK1, a single window of DNA contains:
- the thiO gene encoding glycine oxidase ThiO, with translation MTSDFLIIGAGAIGCATALELAAAGARVTLVERGVVGGESSWAGAGLLFPLVPWDYRPEVVALAQAGRRLFAGWAAGLQAESGVDPEYLESGLIILPPYDREAALGWAAREGEALAEVNPRLVEPALDAGGPALWLPGVAQVRNPRLMAALRGALLARGARIVEQAGEVRLRITRGRLEAVEGLNGRRWQADTYIVSAGAWSGRLLEPLGVPVPVYPVRGQMLLFRLAPGQLTRLLIKAGRYVIPRRDGHVLVGSTLEEAGFDKTVTEAARDDLIAWAQSLVPALRGQVPVAQWAGLRPGSPDNVPLIDCHPTVANLWVHTGHFRYGVTMAPASARLLADRLLGRKPLLDPAPYAWPGSGPYADSVSRR, from the coding sequence TTGACTTCGGATTTCCTCATCATCGGTGCCGGTGCCATCGGTTGTGCCACGGCCCTGGAGCTGGCCGCGGCCGGCGCGCGAGTGACCCTGGTCGAGCGCGGGGTGGTGGGCGGTGAGTCGTCCTGGGCGGGCGCTGGCCTGCTGTTTCCATTGGTTCCGTGGGATTACCGGCCGGAGGTCGTGGCCCTTGCCCAGGCGGGGCGGCGGCTGTTTGCGGGCTGGGCGGCGGGGCTTCAGGCCGAGTCCGGGGTGGACCCCGAGTATCTGGAAAGCGGGCTCATCATCTTGCCGCCTTACGATCGTGAGGCGGCGCTAGGGTGGGCGGCGCGGGAGGGCGAGGCGTTGGCGGAGGTCAATCCCCGGCTGGTGGAGCCTGCGCTTGATGCCGGCGGCCCTGCGTTGTGGCTGCCGGGTGTGGCGCAAGTGCGCAATCCCCGGCTCATGGCGGCATTGCGCGGTGCGCTACTCGCGCGGGGCGCGCGGATCGTCGAGCAGGCGGGCGAGGTACGCCTGCGGATCACAAGGGGTCGGCTGGAGGCGGTGGAAGGCTTGAATGGCCGTCGCTGGCAGGCGGACACCTACATCGTCAGCGCAGGGGCGTGGAGTGGGCGGCTGTTGGAACCCTTGGGCGTGCCGGTCCCGGTCTATCCCGTGCGGGGGCAGATGCTGCTGTTTCGCTTGGCGCCGGGCCAGCTCACGCGCCTGCTCATCAAGGCGGGGCGCTACGTCATTCCCAGGCGCGACGGGCATGTCCTGGTGGGCAGCACGCTGGAGGAGGCCGGCTTCGACAAAACCGTGACGGAAGCTGCTCGGGACGATCTCATCGCCTGGGCTCAGAGCCTGGTGCCGGCCTTGCGTGGCCAGGTCCCTGTCGCCCAGTGGGCGGGCCTGCGGCCAGGTAGCCCGGACAACGTGCCCCTCATCGACTGCCATCCCACCGTGGCCAACCTCTGGGTCCACACGGGGCACTTCCGCTATGGCGTCACCATGGCGCCGGCTTCGGCGCGCCTGCTTGCTGATC
- a CDS encoding GspH/FimT family pseudopilin — protein MQAKGFTLIELLTTVAVLAILVTLAVPSFRTMLMNNRLQATRTDLMSAFTFAKSEAVKRGIPVYVTALGPAAGNEFAGGWQVWVDSNANGSQEAGEPTIRQHEAYPPATTVAATPAVTAVGFNGRGFLIGPQVTLNICDGRSGVRGGQITLTSAGTIYLREDYLC, from the coding sequence ATGCAGGCCAAGGGTTTCACATTGATAGAGCTCCTCACCACGGTTGCGGTACTTGCCATCCTGGTAACTCTGGCTGTGCCCTCGTTTCGCACCATGCTGATGAACAATCGTCTTCAGGCCACGCGGACCGATCTAATGTCCGCGTTCACTTTTGCCAAGAGCGAAGCCGTCAAGAGGGGGATCCCTGTTTACGTGACGGCACTCGGTCCGGCGGCCGGTAATGAGTTCGCGGGCGGCTGGCAGGTCTGGGTGGACTCGAACGCCAACGGTAGCCAGGAGGCAGGGGAGCCTACGATCCGACAGCATGAGGCGTACCCACCGGCCACTACCGTTGCAGCCACGCCAGCAGTAACGGCGGTTGGGTTCAATGGACGAGGTTTTCTGATCGGCCCACAAGTGACGCTCAACATATGTGATGGACGTAGCGGGGTTCGCGGAGGCCAGATTACTTTGACTTCCGCTGGAACCATCTACCTGCGGGAGGATTACCTGTGTTAA
- the pilV gene encoding type IV pilus modification protein PilV has product MKDRAGGFTLLEALITVLVISLGLLGLAGALTVSMQNNASSVLRTKAVAFAYDIGDRIRANMAGFTTGAYSNLTGVPSNPGCVATGCTPAQMAQYDYWAWRDDLASALPNGTGVVCIDSTPEDGSPDAPACDGVGESLAVKVWWTDDKSGQPKFFSALVRP; this is encoded by the coding sequence ATGAAGGATCGCGCAGGCGGATTCACGCTTCTAGAAGCGCTCATCACGGTACTGGTGATCTCCTTGGGACTACTCGGCCTGGCCGGCGCGCTGACAGTATCCATGCAAAACAATGCTTCAAGTGTGCTGCGCACGAAAGCCGTGGCTTTTGCCTACGACATAGGTGACCGCATCCGCGCAAACATGGCTGGCTTCACTACGGGCGCCTATTCCAACCTCACTGGCGTCCCCAGCAACCCGGGTTGTGTGGCCACAGGGTGCACACCGGCCCAAATGGCCCAATATGACTATTGGGCATGGCGGGATGATCTTGCTTCCGCATTGCCGAACGGGACGGGAGTGGTATGCATCGACTCCACGCCCGAGGACGGCTCGCCAGACGCACCCGCCTGCGATGGCGTAGGTGAAAGTCTTGCCGTAAAGGTCTGGTGGACGGACGACAAGTCCGGCCAACCAAAATTTTTCAGCGCACTGGTGCGGCCATGA